The Homo sapiens chromosome 10, GRCh38.p14 Primary Assembly sequence TCACAATAACCTAATggggtattattattcccattttatagattaaaaatctGGGGTAGAGGGAGTAGATAATCCACCTAAAGACCTGTTATTAAGTAGTGATAAAAGATCTccactccctctctcccccacaAAAAATATGGACTCATTACAAGTTGTTTTAGGATCTACCTCCAGACCCATGGAGTTTCTTTAGTAAAGCCTGAACGACACAGGCCAAAATAATCTCCAAAGGCCAGCTCTGACCCTTTTAAATCAATTTTAGCTAAATCCGTTCACAAAAGGCTTCGCACATCCAGTGTCCCTGAAAAATAAAGGAGGTTGGGCAGGCCCTGCGGGGGCTCGAGGAATTCGCTAAGTGAGTTTTCTGGCTTCTGGATACACTTTCAAAGGGCCAGAGGGCACGAGGCTTCCGCCTTGGCCGCCACCTCCCCGGCCAGCTGCGGTGTTCGCGGCCAGTGTTGCCGGGCACTTCCTGGTTCCCGCGCGCCCCGGGTGCAGCTCCCTGCACCCAGTGCTGGCGCTCCTCAGAAGGGAGGGGGCCAGAGGCGAGATGTCGCAAccgcctccctccctctttccccgcCTTGGCACTCAGTCGCCTCCCAGATGAGCACTCTCTCAGACCGCTGCGGGCCGCCAGGCGCCGGGAATGTCCCCTGAATGCGCGCGGGCAGCGGGCGACGCGCCCTTGCGCAGCCTGGAGCAAGCCAACCGCACCCGCTTTCCCTTCTTCTCCGACGTCAAGGGCGACCACCGGCTGGTGCTGGCCGCGGTGGAGACAACCGTGCTGGTGCTCATCTTTGCAGTGTCGCTGCTGGGCAACGTGTGCGCCCTGGTGCTGGTGGCGCGCCGACGACGCCGCGGCGCGACTGCCTGCCTGGTACTCAACCTCTTCTGCGCGGACCTGCTCTTCATCAGCGCTATCCCTCTGGTGCTGGCCGTGCGCTGGACTGAGGCCTGGCTGCTGGGCCCCGTTGCCTGCCACCTGCTCTTCTACGTGATGACCCTGAGCGGCAGCGTCACCATCCTCACGCTGGCCGCGGTCAGCCTGGAGCGCATGGTGTGCATCGTGCACCTGCAGCGCGGCGTGCGGGGTCCTGGGCGGCGGGCGCGGGCAGTGCTGCTGGCGCTCATCTGGGGCTATTCGGCGGTCGCCGCTCTGCCTCTCTGCGTCTTCTTCCGAGTCGTCCCGCAACGGCTCCCCGGCGCCGACCAGGTGAGCGCCCCTCTGTGTGTGCCGGGCAGGTGTCCTGCGCAGGCTGGGAAGCGGGGCCCCGACGGAAGCTGGGATGAGGATGATCAAGAACAACAATAGCCATTTATTGCACTTAATCGTTGTGCCAAATCTTGTGCCCATGGCTGTGAAGTTTAATCTCTTAAATCTCACTACAACGCTGTGCACACGCCCTCCTAAATGATGTAAGTGGAGTCCCCCAAATTCTTGCAAAATGCAATGACTGTTGCGAGGTTAATTAACGAGTAGTTTAGGAGCGAGACGGAACTTTGGGGGTGCAGGGTGGCCAAACACTTTGTATTGAATCATGATTCCTCGCCAGGTGCTACAATACTGTTATTATcacacccatttcacagatgagaaccAGAGGCACACCGAAGTGTATAATAACTTGCCCAGAGTATTTTATCCGTAATTCGAGGAGGAGATGGGCTCCTTCCAGAAGTTTACCCGTAATTCAAGGAGGAGTTGGGCTCCTGTCCAGGGTTGGGTTATGGTCCTGCTTTGAAAGCGCGCGGACAGGCATGTGAGACCCGGGGACCCCAGATGCAATGCTGTCTTTAGGGGACTTGTGACAGAATTCCCTTCCGGGGTCTTCAGTTTTTTCAGCTGCAAAACGGAAGGATTACACTAGACCTTCGAGGTGTCCTGGGCGCCTGAAATGTGCAGATTACAGAGGCTGGACCGACGAGCTCTGTTTTACATAGCGGGTCAATAGTTGTCATTATTAGCTCATAGGGGTGGGAGTGACCATGATCGGAATAAGGTTCTGCGGATAGTGCAGGACATTGGCTCTGTTCCCCTCAAGTCCCGCGGTCCGGAATCCCGAGCTCGGGTCTTTTTCTCTTGCCGCTTTGCCCGGTGGTTGCAGGGTTCGTGCGCCGGGATCCACACGGAAGAGGGAATCTAGACGCGGAGTCACGGTGGAGGACAGTGGCCGCCGTCTGGCTGTCTTCCCAGTGTGTTTGGTTCTCCATGCCTCgcggagagagatagagaaaggaCTTAGGTCTGTGCGCTGGGGGCTCAGCCTCCAGGAGCTTCTGCCCGTGGCTGGGTTCTtggcctccccttccctgccGGGGTCACTGGTTTTCCGGCCTGGAACCCCCTACCCTTAAGCTCCCTCTCCACCTAGGAGTGAATATGGGGCGCCCTGAGTAATCGTGGCACAAACAGGAATCACGGTCCCAAAGAGGGACCTTCGAAGTGGTCAGAGAGGGGAG is a genomic window containing:
- the FFAR4 gene encoding free fatty acid receptor 4 isoform X1 encodes the protein MSPECARAAGDAPLRSLEQANRTRFPFFSDVKGDHRLVLAAVETTVLVLIFAVSLLGNVCALVLVARRRRRGATACLVLNLFCADLLFISAIPLVLAVRWTEAWLLGPVACHLLFYVMTLSGSVTILTLAAVSLERMVCIVHLQRGVRGPGRRARAVLLALIWGYSAVAALPLCVFFRVVPQRLPGADQEISICTLIWPTIPGEISWDVSFVTLNFLVPGLVIVISYSKILQARVHLEKF
- the FFAR4 gene encoding free fatty acid receptor 4 isoform GPR120-S (isoform GPR120-S is encoded by transcript variant 2); translated protein: MSPECARAAGDAPLRSLEQANRTRFPFFSDVKGDHRLVLAAVETTVLVLIFAVSLLGNVCALVLVARRRRRGATACLVLNLFCADLLFISAIPLVLAVRWTEAWLLGPVACHLLFYVMTLSGSVTILTLAAVSLERMVCIVHLQRGVRGPGRRARAVLLALIWGYSAVAALPLCVFFRVVPQRLPGADQEISICTLIWPTIPGEISWDVSFVTLNFLVPGLVIVISYSKILQITKASRKRLTVSLAYSESHQIRVSQQDFRLFRTLFLLMVSFFIMWSPIIITILLILIQNFKQDLVIWPSLFFWVVAFTFANSALNPILYNMTLCRNEWKKIFCCFWFPEKGAILTDTSVKRNDLSIISG
- the FFAR4 gene encoding free fatty acid receptor 4 isoform GPR120-L (isoform GPR120-L is encoded by transcript variant 1), producing the protein MSPECARAAGDAPLRSLEQANRTRFPFFSDVKGDHRLVLAAVETTVLVLIFAVSLLGNVCALVLVARRRRRGATACLVLNLFCADLLFISAIPLVLAVRWTEAWLLGPVACHLLFYVMTLSGSVTILTLAAVSLERMVCIVHLQRGVRGPGRRARAVLLALIWGYSAVAALPLCVFFRVVPQRLPGADQEISICTLIWPTIPGEISWDVSFVTLNFLVPGLVIVISYSKILQTSEHLLDARAVVTHSEITKASRKRLTVSLAYSESHQIRVSQQDFRLFRTLFLLMVSFFIMWSPIIITILLILIQNFKQDLVIWPSLFFWVVAFTFANSALNPILYNMTLCRNEWKKIFCCFWFPEKGAILTDTSVKRNDLSIISG